TATATTTCTGGTGAACCCATCTCCGCCGTGTCAATTTGCTCCTCCTAGTGTTCCAAAGCATTGCGTTGCGATCGTCTTCAGTTCAGTTGTTTTgtagaaaatatatgtattttcacTTCTCTCACAAGTGGTTTATTTGAGTGTATTCCTTCTCCTCGGCGGTTTTCTGTCTTTTGAACAAACCAACGTAGTTTTATGCTCCTCTTTAGAATTCTCCTCCTCGCTATCCTCCTCATCCATCACcagttggccatttaatgTCGGAAACTTAATGACCGGCAAAATTTTGCGCTGCTGATTGCTTTCATTCATAAGCTTCTTGATGAGATTAGCGATATCCTCACGCTTCTTGGTTACTGTGAGCAGGTCAAACCAATTGCTCAGCTCCTTAATGGGCAGTGTATAGTCGTTGATGGGTTTTGTGAAGAATTGCTCCACATATTGCAGCAGATAGAGGCCGCAATCTGTAAGATTCTGCTGTTGCGGCACCTCCACACTATGACCGGGCATATTATCCTTGTTAAAGACATGCGCCAGCGCATTCGGATACTTGGCCTTGTGCTCACAGGTGAGATAATCCCGCAATATGGCAATCGCTCGATGTCTTGAGGTGACTGCCAACGAATCGAAAATAAGTATCAACGGCTGTTTGATGGGAATATCATCACTGAGTGTCGTCTGCacattattattgtttacCACCGGGCTTCTAAGGTTTGGATAACATATAATGGCCAGTATCCAATGGGACTGCTCATTGAATGGTATTATAATGAAGTCCTTGTCGAATATATTGACGTTTCGTGTCCACTTCTCAACCCTTTCGTGACGCTTCTGGGCCGCCGTCTGCTTCGTATTTCTGGGATTCGTTCGTGTGGTCAATCTTTTGTGGAAAAACGTGCTAAAGATATGCGTCCTATCGCGCTGTTCCTCTGGTATGATGTTATTCTTTAGCCAGCGCAGATAAAAATCAATGATTATATCGTTCAGATACGATCCTTTACTGAGACACATAAAGTCCTTGATGGTGATGCTCAGGCCACCGGTACCAGTTGGCGGATATGTGAAAAGGGTTTGATTCTCATCGGGTGAAAGTCTTCTCTCGGTTTGGCCATCATCGGCGGCGGTGGTCTCCTCATCACCGCTGCTCACCAGCACCACGGCATCTTCATCAACGTCCCTGCTTAGTATCCAATTGCGATTTCGGCGCAGGCGACTACGCTCTGCGCGTTCTGCTGGTGTGGGTATAGCAGCGTCGCTAGTTGCTTTCACCGCTGGCGAGGATATGGATGCAACATTCGATTGCACCCGCGATTGAGATCCACCAGCTGTCTCTTCCGATTTCTTGCTAACAGCGGCATTGTTCCTCGACTGGATCCACTGGGAGATTGCGGGAGCATCTTCAGCTGGTTGCACGCCCCGAAGACCATTACTCGTCATTGTAGAATTGGAGGTTATAGCCGTGGAGTTGTGACTTCCCTGTTTATTGCCAGATGAACTAGGGTTGTCATGAGAACTAGCAGCTTGAATTCCATTGTTATCCTTTGCAATATGGCACTTCTTCTGTTTCTTGGCCTTGGTATTAGTATTGGCGTCTTGATCCGCCGACAATATCACTTGGCCATCATTGTTTTCTCCCGGACTCCCGCAAGGACTTTTCTTGTGCTTCTTGCCTTTGGTTGCACTTGCAGCTGGCTGGCAACCATTGTTGGCCACCGCAGTCTCTGATGGTTTGACAACCGCAGGGGAGTGCTCTTCACCGGCCATCGCATTGGGTGGAGCGGCATCAGCCGATGATGCCTTTGACTGATGCACCTTCCTATAGAACTCCTCCGCATGGGCAACCGTCTCGGCAATGTTATCACTGATGGGGAAGCCCACAGAGACAACCAAATGGATAATACCGCCGGCATTCTCAATGCAATCAATCGTGGTGCTCTCATCGATCTGAAGGTccatttggaaaaacagatccTGCACCCTACACGCAAGATTCGGCAGCTTGAAGGTGACGATGTGCTGCTTTCCACTGCTGTAGATAATCAACATCCTGGCACTTCCTTTGTCCGGATCCGTGTCGGCTCGATTGATCAGCAATTGACGTGAgactaatataaagtcattatGGGCAATTCGACGTACCGCTTGGTCCTTCGAAACAGTTTCTTTGCGATCCATTTTGGAGCCGGATTCAATAGTATAACATATGTACGTTATATGGGCTGATCTGACTGAACTGAAGTTTCTCGTTTCGATTGCAAATTCTCGGGCTGCTTGATGTGCAAAGTTAACTGGATGGTTGAAGAGTCACCTAACACGGTGACTTTGATCACTATATTCCTTTCATTTTCCAATCTGTGTGTTTTATGCGATATTTGATATCTgtctatttttattgttggggTAAACGGCGTCCCAAGTGCTGTATCCAAAAATCATCTGTGCGAGTTGCTATCGCCATCGGAGTTTTGCTGCTCATAtcgatacatatgtatatgtttccAATTGGTATGGATTTTGTGgggtgtttttaaaaatatgtatcgaTAGTCCGCTTTGAAATTTGAATGTTGCgaatattgaaattaaataatatttgaactgACGAAATATAGGCATTTAAGCGAATCTTAGCTAAGCTAAGttctttgcttttcatttacaaGTATTAGTATTCTTACATGTGGTATTTACAAAGTTATAAGTTCAGCCGTTTGTTGCAAGTTCTTTGTATGGgaatttttaaaaaccaaaaatttattctcgttttaatttcaacattttgcaAATACAAGTACAgacattaatcaaattatagtTGTGCGTCCGTCATCGGGTCCACCTGTCCGATTTTTAGTCGTCAGCATTGAGCTCCTCTCACCACATGGATCGCTTGGCGGCgataagaaaatcaaatgtaaacaaaaatattattgtttttttgttttttgccaagagcgtatttataaaaaaaaaaaaaaaacaactgacagacacacacacgttTTCCTTTCCGCGGGCCAAAGGGCTCCATTTCGCAATTTGCATCGGTTGCCAAGTGCGGAAAAACGCATCTAAATCACAACGTTGTTAGCTGTCAGAAAGTTTGCCAAGTCGAATTCCTTAAATGTGAAGCAACTGGAAACTGgcttttgttttacatttacaaatttacTATTACTACTACTGTATATACTTTACTAAATAGTGTCATATCTGTGCTGGCTGCagtaatatattttgcaaaatatatttttattcgaattgttttttcttatgcatatattaattatatatattatttaaaatatatttaacatttaagcACGTGGAAAatgcatatgtaaataatacaACAAGCCTGctctatttttaaatatccaGCTGAGTACATCATATTTTTCGGGAAAAACTTATGCTATGTTTTCCGTTAGTTctttattaaattgaatttttcgttGTAGTCATATaaacttttttgtttgctctaACCAAACCGTTCGCAGAGAAGATGTCATATTTAACTAAcagctttattttttttttaaatacgcgggactttaatatttaattctcAATTAATTCTCGAAACGATGTTTTTAGTTCATGCTTTTTAGTTCCAAAGCTGAGACTCAAACCCAATGCCAGCTCCATGCAGCGCGGACGCACACACCGCTCGCTATCGATACCCAACAATTAGCCGTCTATCGATATTTGCAGactataatatttttatttacacttgttgaaaaagaaagaacatttatttattattaaatttaatttttttgtaatttaatataaaacaaatattaatataataaaattaaaaaaaataagatatATTTTCAGATGCATAATCTTAAACTGGTATTGATAAACATAAGTTTGTCGGAAATCAATTGATCGGAAATTTTTTGGCCTCCActacaaattgaaaatgcatatACAATTTTAAGATTGCATGCTAATaactgaaattgaataaatttaaatttgaagaAATTCGTTTTCTGAGTCTTCGAATAgcgatgaaaaaaaaaaatagacatCGATGTTTCGGAAAATCGATAAAAACATCGATGCATCGATGTTAGCTTCGATATTTCGGTACCGCTAGTTGCCACGAAAGTCGCTCGAACGCCGGTAACGGAAATTCTCAGCAAACGCAGCGCAACGTCGTTTTCGCGTCGCCGTCGACGTCGGCGTTGTGTCgtcgccgcagcagcagaaaataaaaataaaagagaagaaaaagaaTCGAAATAACTGCATACGAAATAGATCGAAATAAAAAGTAGTCGCTTTTATTAAAATccacaacaaacaaaagccgaaACGAAGAAAGTGAgcattcatttgttgttggtgtgTCAAGCGAATTCCACACGCAGCCGccaattgtattaaattcgaattgtttaatttaattgtaaaGGTTTGTCCACAACAAAACGGAGCTggcgaaaattgcatttatttatgtttaattcgagtgtttttgtgtgtgtgtgtgtgctatgtgtttttgtgtgtctTTAAGTTGATTTCTTTTGCTATTATCCTTGGCGTGTCTGTAGTTCTCTCTGCCACCCTCTCTTTTTGAACGCTCTCTTGGCGCAACCCCCTTTTACcgttttttgcttattttgttttgtgccagATGTGTTCGTAAGGGAACAACAATATTAACCCTTGATGGACCCAGTTTGCAAAATAGTAAATAATAAGTAAATTTTTTGACACAACGAAAAACTCTATAGTTCTTCCTATGCACTTGAAATACAAATGaacagaaaacaaattcatattgtaaaattgtctttttatgcaaatggaGTTAATTTTGGAGTTAATTTTGTGttcttatttattaatataatatttgaattaaatttaatgaagaattttttttaatatcaatGGATGTCCTCGAACTAACATAACGCGCAAGTGTTAAGACTGAAAATGGAAATAGGGGCAGCGAACCGAATAAaggaaatggcaaacaaatagACAATTTATTTAGCTGATTATATGCAGCATTCAAATCGGGATTCAATAGCATATCAATTGATAGTATCTCATTGATAGTATCTATTAAAACCCGTAGAAAAACACAATATGGTATGCTAAATTCCCATTCCTTCGTTTCTCCcccgttttgttttgttccgTTTTTCGCCGCTGGgcgcaaatttaaattgattttttctctttcttcTGGGCGGCTGCACATACAGCTGCGGTCAAGATATTAGCATTAGTTCAATTCTTTATCAATACCATATGCACTCTTTCACAAAACCTTATATTAGCAAATATTTCctattcacttttattttggGTATGACATTTAAAAAGGGATCGTATTTTATGCAAGTTTTGCTTTTAACTTCAACTgcttgcaatttttttttccccctgaACTGTAGTATTCATCACTTGGTGCGCTTGTGACGTTGTGGTTTGTTGCACTCGCATAATTGTCATATTAATACGTGCATAAAAGAGTGAGCAATAAAAGTAGTGGAAGGAACAGGAGAAATGGCGTGCAACACAGCAATTGCCCATTTCCCCTTTCTCCCGCTTTATCAGCACTTAAAACACACTAGCccaaaaacataacaaaaggACGGTGCTTGTAAAACTGTAAGAATTAGCCCTTTAACGCCAGTTCCATTGTTCTTTGTTCTGATTGCTAATAATTTGGTTTATAGTCTTCAAACTTTTACtacattatttataaatattaacaaatttgctcattatttataaatattaacaaatttgCTCTTTTCAGCGCATCGATCGGAACAACAAGGATATCCACACACAAACCACACACCTAAAAGACTGTAATCTGCCTTAACCATAGGAAAGTCAGAGAAAGAAAAGCCGGAAGTCCCATACAGGATAGCAAATCGGGCGAAGATAGCAGAAGGCATCTGGATCCAGGATCTGAAACGGTTGAATCACTAAGCATAAACATAATCAAATGATCACCATGACTTCGTTTATCGAACTGCTGGGACTTTtcttgctgctgatgctgccaTTCCTCTATGAGACCAATCACATATTCCGATACTACTTCAAATTCCTGATGTACTACGGCATCGTGTCGTTCAACTCGATCATCCTCATCCCGGCATTCCTCACCAGACCATGCGATGTCCGCAATCTGCTGTAAGTagtgcaaaatatttttatgcaaatatcaTGAAACACTAAACCAATCTGatataagaataataataccTTTAGTTATCAAGTACAAGTATAGCTCAGTTAGAAGAGAACTCCCATATCTGTTTATTGAGTTCAGCATGTTTTGATTTAGCACTAATGGGCTGCCCATCTATATATCAATAAAGCACTCGAGTGGCTGATTGCCAATCAACAAATTGTAGACTCATCGATTAGTAATACAATACACAAAAGTATTTGCTAAAGTGTTTTCCATTATGCCTAActataaaacataaaactaTATCGTATTTTAGTTACGACTTCGTTATAATGCTTATTTGGCTTCAAGTCTTTTTCTTTATCAAATCAAACATGCTTTCCAATGGTGATGATATCACCACGttaattacaaattacaaaGTGCAAAATGATGCACTTTATCATGCTTACGAGTAACCTTGACCCAAATAAATCTTAATGTCATTCACTCTAAAAATTTTAATGGAATGATTTAATAACATTTGTAGGGAGCACTTAACTTCAACACCCATGATACCCCTTTTAAATTGCTtgcaaacccaaaataatgccaaatgTCTATTCACTTTATGATGATTTTCCCATGCAAATTAATGAGCTTAATGAAACAATTTTCATCACACATCACGCCACCACAAGACAATCAAATTGGTGGTAAATAATGCATTATATTGGCTTGACGGGCAAATGGAGTAATTGCGGTATCACCAACTTAATTTCAACCGAAATAAAATTGCCTTATCATTGAAGACCGCAGGTGGGGCGTCCTTTTCGAAACGGTCTCCTTGAGTTCCCAAGGCGAATGCCTCAATGACACATACATTTGGCCATCAATATTAACAAGGGCCCAACTGCGGAGGAGTGACTGCAGGTGTCCGCAATGCACTTCTGGCCAACTGGCCAACTGGCCAACTGTCACTCAAGGACCCAGAAAGTCCAAAAGCCACAAATTGTTGTACACTTGAAGAATGCGAAAGAATGGTATAGTTTTTGTGTATGCAAAAAGCACCTTAGACACCTTAGAACTAgttactttaaatttatttaatttatttaattctgATCAATCAATTTAGTTTAATTATGATCATTGCCAAAGTTGCAACATTATCTAAACTTTTTAATCTCCAAATCTCACAAATAGTTTAATATACGCTTAAATAAGTTAAAAGATATAGATTTATTGCTTCATAAACTTATGTTTATGATGTTTGCGTTACCAATTCCGGTATcggaaattgaatttgtgaCGAATTTCTTGCCAATTTGCCGTCGCgataaggttttttttttttatggcatcCTCGCTGGTATTTGTGGCCCATGGTTGTTACCTCTAATGTGGCTAGCTGAATTGAAACACTTGAGAACtataaatgttaaaaaaaatacatacaaacaacaaaatgcaatGGGTATCGTACAGTTCTGATGTCGTAAAATTCGTAATTATATTTTCTTAGTGATTTGTGTTAGTGATTTTAAGTGAGGCCAGTGCTGCCTAGGGTCGTCAGTCCAAGGACGAAATTTTCGAGGGGAATTGAAACGGACTGTTGGGTTCTCGAGTTACCAGTTGGCTATGACGCCAATctgggaaaaaaaaggggtaCTCTGTGGCGAAAGGGAGCAGTTGCACGCAAGTGGAAAAGCCAGGGAAAACCGAATTGTGTCCCCAATGcggtgggttttttttttcattttttttttttttaccattttggTATGTGGTTAGTGGCAGCTGGTAGCTGGTAGCATTGCTCGCCACCTCGGCGATTTTGCGCGACTCAAATAACCATTTGCATTAGACAACAATGAATATTTGATATCAGGGGTGGATTACTACAAGTCCAACGTAGTCGCACACACAAATACCACTCACCTAAATCAATTATGCCTCTTGCCAACTCAACTATTTTATGCAGTTTATCGATCCATTTTCGGAGGCGCGAAATGAACGACGAGAATTCCTAGTAAACAGTGTGCACCCTCCTAGGGGTATAATTTATACAATTCCCGAGCTGTAATTACATGTCATGACTAGCTGGATTTAGTTGTAGTTCAGGTGGAATGGTTATCATCCCGGCGACAAGGTAAAAATCAGAGCTACGCCTCGATGGCTGTCAACTTGATTAAATAATGTTGCACTCACAATTGGCCGGTGGATTTGTTATGGTATATGGATTTCAGAAAATGACCGATCCCTCTTGGGCTCCGTATAATATAATCTCTATCGAAGAAATCACTGATTACAATGTTACTAATATATTTTCgatttcttatttctttgtTTGTAGATGGGCGAGCACCTGGTGCCACCGCGTTTCGACGTTGATTGGCCTGCGATGGGAGCTGCGCGGCAAGGAGCATTTGGCCAAGGACCAGGCCTGCATCATTGTGGCCAATCACCAAAGCTCGCTGGATGTGCTGGGTAAGCCTATAGGTTTCTCTATGCCCATCAATCCATCAATCAAACAGTGATGCCAACTAAATGAgacttttttttctttatgaTACGCAGGCATGTTCAACATCTGGCATGTGATGAACAAGTGCACAGTGGTGGCCAAACGAGAGCTCTTCTACGCCTGGCCTTTTGGCTTGGCGGCATGGTTGGCTGGCCTAATCTTCATCGATCGTGTGCGCGGCGAGAAGGCGCGCGAAACGCTAAACGATGTTAACCGGCGCATCAAGAAGCAACGTATCAAACTGTGGGTTTTCCCGGAGGGAACGCGCCGCAATACGGGCGCACTGCATCCGTTCAAAAAGGGCGCCTTTCACATGGCCATCGATCAGCAGATACCCATTCTGCCGGTGGTCTTCTCCTCCTACTGCACATTCCTCAATGATAAGAAAAAGATTTTGAATTCGGGTCGCATTGTGATTACCACGCTGCCGCCGGTTAGCACCGAAGGACTAACCAAGGACGACATCGATGTGCTAATGGAGCGTGTCCGCTCCCAGATGATTGAAACGTTCAAGGTGACGTCTGCGGAGGCGTTGCATCGTTATAAGCCCATTAAAAAGGTTGGAATTCCAGCCGCCTCATCAGCATCAACATCATctacgacaacaacaacattggcATCACCGGGAACTGCTGTCACTCCCGTTGCGGATGCGGCAGTGGCTGCCGCAGCTGCCGTGGCCAGTAGCAGTTCGGCATACGGTCAACCGCCGGGCTACGAAGCCGGAGCCGCAAAGGCCAGCTTGCTCAAGACACTTTAGGCTATGCagcaattcaattcaatccaaacacacacacacacacagccagccacacacactcatatcCAAAAAATACGAAACACCTCATGGCGTAGCTGAAGTGTCACGTTTTGGGGGCTTTTAGTTGGACACGTTAACTGGCAATCAGCTTTATTTGGGCCTATTTGGGAATTCTATAGTCCACAGTTGTGCAATTATCGTACACGTGCAGTATTTGTtttgatattattgtttaaagtCCAAACTATGTTTTGTCATcattttattgcatacttttcgtaATTTATTTCtctcaaaaatgactttatgtaagaatatttgtcattagagtattcattttgaggcgtgtgaaaaattaataaggcaatgattgttgagtgcttcgtgcctcaagatatgaacaaagcaaagacactagaataattctagttatcatattttttaatgaaatttatgaaattacagtagttataataatttctattgtacttcctttaattaattagtatatttattaagtcatttgacttaaaatgatgtaacattaacattaaaagtgtttcaaaaaaaatatttcgcttttaaaaaattgtcagatgagagacaaattagaattaaacataacaaattttaacaaacaaatttaaaaaactttaaaattataatagtcagggcgcgaatttgtaaaaatttttttattttatcatattgctaggaaattggccaaaaataccctaatatgtacaatgtaaattcgtttcttcgatcagaattgatttcggcccgaaaatcgtcttctagcacaacacgcacacatatacgcgttctcgtctcttgtttttactcacacaagcaagcaaattctatttttagatttcttacgctctcagcgggagtgagcggaaagagagtaattttggccgtcaacaaaaaagtggcatcttgttattctagtgtctttggttatACCCTGTTGAATGGAATCGATTGATTCAAAAGCAGAAGCGAAAGCTGCTgtcgatttcaattttatttaattaactgaaaaaaataagttaaaaattGCTGCTTACTTGTAAATACCAAATCCGTACCACTTTAAAACAACGAATTAAGAAAAGTATTAccactttaaataatttagcaATATGAATTTTGATAGTGCGCTAGTCTTAACTGAAAAGGTCAAATCCCAAATAGGTCTATGTTAACACACTTTTTTCGAACATAAATCACCTGTGTTTGTTTGTGGAAGTCAACATGTGCATCATTTTGTAGATTTTACGCACTTGCATAATATTTTAGACACATCGAAATGTTAACGAAACAGTGTACTTGAAAAGCCAATTCCATGTTACGATTTCGGCTACAGTCCACGCAGCAAAACATCCACTCACTTTCAAATAGTTTGACTAATTCAGGCACCAAAAAAATGAGTATTAGGAGTAGCAATCACAAAACTGCGATCCTCGACTGTCAGACTTTAACTCTTTTGTAGGCAACACATACCAAAAAGCAACTAAAACAGCAAACCAAAAAACATTAACTCTATCCCTTACACGATGCAACAGGAAGAACAGAAGAACATGTCTAACTCGAAATGGCTTGGATTATTAGGGAATTGTTAAAATCCAAGCAATTTCGATTAGGTTTTTATCCGCCTAGATTATATGATAGTTGCATGTTATCATTTAATCCTGTTGCCGCGTGTACTTGTTAGATGATTACACCAAATgatatgtaattaaaattaaataaatatctaAACACATATTGTGAATGACGACTAATCTTGCAAACGACATTACATACTTTATGTAGGGCGAATTCTGGTTGATTTTTACAATCGACCACTTGACGAGCAGTTAAGccagttcttttttttttgtttaaaacaatacgtattttatttttacaagaCATTCCCTAACTAGGTTAGGGTTCCCATTTAAAGGTATTTCCTTACTCGCTTACAATTGAATCCCGAAATGGATTCAATGTACTATTTATCTAATATCACCTCATGGCATCTAAGGAATTTAAGGGATCTTTGAACTAACACCTACATATTTGTGTATTGTATTCAAATATATTGTGTATCTGTCTGGTAAAGTGTTAACTTAACTTTGTAAATACTATGCGGTTTACTTTAAAGACAAATCAAAGGCGATAGTGTGCGAAAGCAAAAGGAAACAATTAAATACgagtataataaatatttttttcaaatatctatgattgtttctttttcgggtttggtttggtttgctttCAAGATTTCATCCTTGGACTAtgaacatttgtattttcaaGTGGGCTTATCGAATAGTTTAGAATTATGACGATTGTTCGAAATCAAATATtgcaaaatcaataaaattacTGTGTCTTTTTGGGCACCTAACAACTATCAACAGTTGAGTCTACAATCTGAGATTGGCCCTTTTAGACgacgtatgtatgtgtgtgtgtatgatgATCTTGGAGAATTCTTCTTATCGCAGCTGATTAATAGCTTCCTGTCCAAATATATCAATTATCGCAGAGCAAACAAACACTAaatcttaaatataaaaacgcCAGCAACTCGAAGAACATAATGCATATTCGATTTCGTTTGAAATCTAATCGTTGGGGTTTCTCTATGCAACCTTTGCTTTGGACCATTTAGATAATGTATTTTTGATAACAGAATTTTGGCAACGAGGGGGGCCTTGTTCATTGACCATCATCAATTTGGCAAGCATTTATATTAATCAACTGATAAGTTTAATCAAATGGTCGATATTCCGCAAATGTTTGAtcaatattaattattaatatttatgctTAGTTtttgatatgatatgatatgattaTACGAGTatgccccaaaaaaaaaaaataaatgacaCAAGTACTGTTATTTTAAGCTattgtgaaaatatttgtatatttttgttaaaattttccTGGTATTagaattaatattattattatattaaggTATGCGTACATGATTTTGGATTTGCCTCTTTTGCGAAATTATCGGTTAACATTTTATGACATTTGttgcattgtttttaattttaattaagaagTTTTTGTATTTGCTTAAAGTTTTCTCATTAGACATTCTTGTTATAACATTGTTTTCGATTACATTAAAAATTGTCAAgtttaatagttttgtttgccttttttttggatttggtttggtaAGGTTTAagaattgtaaaatatttcctGTTCTACAATAATTAATATCAGTAATAAAGATTAATAATTTCCAGTCTGGTAGGCAGGATATATAGCCCAAAGAATAAATTAGTTATATGCTATCTCTATCATTTTTGCTATGTTCGCTCTCCCTTTCACGTTGCCAGTGTTGAAATggctttattaattttctttacGAATTTATGCATACATCGTATTAAACTGAAggaatatattaaaaactgTCATTTCGATTTGTATTCCAGTTATTGGAATCGAATGAGCTTTATATCCTGCCTGTAGCCCACTTCATCgtttatataaaacattttttcgaGGATCTTTGGGTTCCTGCAAATGGCAAAGCGCTTAAGCTTAGGAAAAAGTTTTTCGGTTGTTTCACAACACTGCTATCTAGAACTAAAATCGATCGAAAAGAACTcaaatacctttttttttcaatatcaaCTCGGGGTTATAATCATTATTCGTGTGATTTTTATTCGTTATTAGTTGTTAATTAAagccaatttgcatttgttaGTTGAGTCTATGTTAAAAAATTTGTTAAGCGCGCTTCGAATCTGCCATTCTCAATCTCATTCTCATTCTCATTCTCATTTTCATTGTCATCATCTGTTTCTATTCCGATCtggcttaattaaaatttgtcaTATTTCTTATCAGATACTTGGATTgatgtatgtatacatatctgtttgtatatatatatattttatctgTTATGGATCATAATTGGTCAGATGTTGTGGCATATTGAATTGTACATTCAGTTAATTAGTTATTCTTTCTTTCTTCTAATTTCCTGTCTCGCTGAGCTTCATTTCACTTTTTCTCGAATTTCCATCTCTACTTGATCTGAATAGTTTTTACCATATTTATGGCCTATATACTTTAGTgatcatttaatatttacagTTGCGTTTATGTATTTTAAAGCAAACATAATTTCACAGCCGTACTCCACGTTTTTCTCGGATATCCCgcattttatatatgtatttattgttaaatttaatttgctttgaTGTGCTGTCAAGTGGAAAAAAATTTGACCAACTTCTTTCTCTGGATTGCGAAACCCATTCACATagattgattttttttttatcgactCCATTACAATTTCATGTTTTTCCTGCTGGTCCTGCTATATCTCTAGATTTATTTGCTACATTCAtagattttatatatatttatatat
The DNA window shown above is from Drosophila melanogaster chromosome X and carries:
- the pira gene encoding pirate, isoform A yields the protein MDRKETVSKDQAVRRIAHNDFILVSRQLLINRADTDPDKGSARMLIIYSSGKQHIVTFKLPNLACRVQDLFFQMDLQIDESTTIDCIENAGGIIHLVVSVGFPISDNIAETVAHAEEFYRKVHQSKASSADAAPPNAMAGEEHSPAVVKPSETAVANNGCQPAASATKGKKHKKSPCGSPGENNDGQVILSADQDANTNTKAKKQKKCHIAKDNNGIQAASSHDNPSSSGNKQGSHNSTAITSNSTMTSNGLRGVQPAEDAPAISQWIQSRNNAAVSKKSEETAGGSQSRVQSNVASISSPAVKATSDAAIPTPAERAERSRLRRNRNWILSRDVDEDAVVLVSSGDEETTAADDGQTERRLSPDENQTLFTYPPTGTGGLSITIKDFMCLSKGSYLNDIIIDFYLRWLKNNIIPEEQRDRTHIFSTFFHKRLTTRTNPRNTKQTAAQKRHERVEKWTRNVNIFDKDFIIIPFNEQSHWILAIICYPNLRSPVVNNNNVQTTLSDDIPIKQPLILIFDSLAVTSRHRAIAILRDYLTCEHKAKYPNALAHVFNKDNMPGHSVEVPQQQNLTDCGLYLLQYVEQFFTKPINDYTLPIKELSNWFDLLTVTKKREDIANLIKKLMNESNQQRKILPVIKFPTLNGQLVMDEEDSEEENSKEEHKTTLVCSKDRKPPRRRNTLK
- the Agpat1 gene encoding 1-Acylglycerol-3-phosphate O-acyltransferase 1, isoform C, whose protein sequence is MITMTSFIELLGLFLLLMLPFLYETNHIFRYYFKFLMYYGIVSFNSIILIPAFLTRPCDVRNLLWASTWCHRVSTLIGLRWELRGKEHLAKDQACIIVANHQSSLDVLGMFNIWHVMNKCTVVAKRELFYAWPFGLAAWLAGLIFIDRVRGEKARETLNDVNRRIKKQRIKLWVFPEGTRRNTGALHPFKKGAFHMAIDQQIPILPVVFSSYCTFLNDKKKILNSGRIVITTLPPVSTEGLTKDDIDVLMERVRSQMIETFKVTSAEALHRYKPIKKVGIPAASSASTSSTTTTTLASPGTAVTPVADAAVAAAAAVASSSSAYGQPPGYEAGAAKASLLKTL